One Tripterygium wilfordii isolate XIE 37 chromosome 10, ASM1340144v1, whole genome shotgun sequence DNA segment encodes these proteins:
- the LOC120007468 gene encoding uncharacterized protein LOC120007468 — MKKDALASSVIERASPEFVTIEVGSEDISGLDFLVFEQPEKTILSCHVEGKEIEELHSNLLVEIKSACDTSKIESVFPLPLSNFFQVKDLPKGKHLVQLKYSIPLSTHTFESGAIEVNLEKNAQIHVGPLRYKVEEDHHKQVCFAFSLNMFLF, encoded by the exons ATGAAGAAGGATGCCTTGGCTAGCTCTGTAATTGAACGTGCATCTCCAGAATTTGTTACTATTGAGGT TGGGTCTGAGGATATTAGCGGGTTGGATTTTTTGGTCTTTGAACAGCCGGAAAAGACCATTTTAAGTTGTCATGTTGaaggaaaagaaattgaagagcTACATTCAAATCTACTTGTGGAAATCAAGTCTGCCTGTGACACATCCAAGATTGAGTCAGTCTTTCCCTTACCCCTTTCAAACTTCTTCCAGGTAAAAGACTTGCCTAAGGGTAAGCACCTTGTGCAGCTCAAATATAGTATTCCATTAAGCACCCACACGTTTGAGTCAGGAGCGATCGAGGTTAACCTAGAGAAGAATGCCCAAATTCACGTGGGCCCACTCAGATACAAAGTTGAAGAGGATCATCACAAACAGGtttgttttgctttctccttGAATATGTTCCTTTTTTAG